The sequence atacagatATAAGTGTCATAAAATAAGGCATTCCTCTTTTCTTTAAGCAAAAAATAAGCTATTATTAGAAAACTATCTGCATACTGGATTATTTAAACTATTCTTAAATGCTTTTAAATTACTTtcttatttcataaataactcTCTTTACATTATTTAAGTCAGAAGACGTGCCTCTGCATTGCATCCATTACAACTACAGACaacgaaaagagagagagagagagagatcaagtcTGAACCCAACAATGGCGTCTCTCAAAGTCCCTACCAACGTTCCTCTTCCCGAGGAAGACGCCGAGCAACTCCACAAGGCTTTTGCAGGTTTGTCTATCTTTCTGTCGATAGATTACTTTGGTGACTATGGATGATTTACTTAGATCTTTTGTACTATTTTCTCTATGATCCTCTTCTTACACTGATCTATACTGTTCTTAAATTGCAAGATCAGGATCGTATCTATGCATCTACTCATGAtaactttgttttccaaatgttgtttttggttttggtatgAAACACAGGATGGGGTACCAACGAGAAGCTGATCATATCAATCCTAGCTCACAGGACCTCAGCACAACGCAGCTTAATCCGCAGCGCTTATGCCGCTGCTTACAATGAGGATCTCCTCAAGGCCTTAGACAAAGAGCTTTCTAGTGACTTTGAGGTTATATATAATTACCCTCTCTTTTAAGATATATTGGGAACATATAGGATATTTAAAAAGATTattaatatttcaatatataattaCCCTCTCTTTTATAATTGATTtaatagttattaatttataattttaatgatatttaaaaataaaaagtaattttatGTGATTTTacctaatttatttttgaaacggATAGAGTGAGTAatactaattaggttgttttttAACAGCGAGTTGTCATGTTGTGGACTCTTGATCCAGCGGAGAGAGATGCTTTCCTTGCTAAAGAATCTACCAAAATGTTCACCAAGAACAATTGGGTTCTTGTTGAAATCGCATGCACTAGGTGTCCTCTTGATCTTTTCAAGGTCAAACAAGCTTACCAAGCACGTTACAAGAAATCTCTAGAGGAAGATGTTGCGCAACACACATCTGGTGACCTTCGTAAGGTATATTATATTCTATTGAACGGTCTGCTTGATTGTTTCGAGTTAATGACGTTTTGTTCGTTGTTGTAGCTCTTGCTTCCTCTTGTTAGTACTTTTAGGTACGAAGGAGATGAGGTGAACATGAGGCTTGCAAGATCCGAAGCTAAGTTACTTCACGAGAAGGTCTCAGAGAAAGCCTTTAGTGATGATGACTTCATCAGAATCTTGACAACAAGAAGCAAAGCACAGCTCGGTGCAACTCTTAACCACTACAATAATGAGTACGGAAACGCTATTAACAAGGTAAAACTTAAACGGACTAATAAAATTAAGTATCTAGGCTCAGTTAGCAAAAACCcagttaataattaatatataatattttatatttaatataaatataaaaaaattatgataataattccatcaaaaagatataaaaaatacTAGTTCGGAACGCTTATATGTGTCGAGTTTTGCAGCACTTGAAGGAAGATTCAGATGATGAGTACCTGAAGCTACTAAGAGCTGCGATCACGTGTTTGACATACCCTGAGAAGCATTTTGAGAAGGTTTTGCGTCTAGCAATTAACAAAATGGGGACTGATGAGTGGGCACTAACCCGAGTTGTGACTACACGAACTGAAGTTGATATGGAACGTATCAAAGAGGAATATCAACGAAGGAACAGCATTCCTTTGCACCATGCCGTCGCTAAAGACACTTCTGGTGATTATGAGGATATGCTTGTTTCTCTTCTCGGACATGGAGATGTTTGAAGAAACTGGTTTAGTTTCCGTGTTCCTCCCTTCTTTTAT is a genomic window of Brassica napus cultivar Da-Ae chromosome A2, Da-Ae, whole genome shotgun sequence containing:
- the LOC106380177 gene encoding annexin D2-like, which produces MASLKVPTNVPLPEEDAEQLHKAFAGWGTNEKLIISILAHRTSAQRSLIRSAYAAAYNEDLLKALDKELSSDFERVVMLWTLDPAERDAFLAKESTKMFTKNNWVLVEIACTRCPLDLFKVKQAYQARYKKSLEEDVAQHTSGDLRKLLLPLVSTFRYEGDEVNMRLARSEAKLLHEKVSEKAFSDDDFIRILTTRSKAQLGATLNHYNNEYGNAINKHLKEDSDDEYLKLLRAAITCLTYPEKHFEKVLRLAINKMGTDEWALTRVVTTRTEVDMERIKEEYQRRNSIPLHHAVAKDTSGDYEDMLVSLLGHGDV